tgtgtaaatgtagtcataagttaatttccCCTGAATCAGCAGTATTGTTAGAtagtagagtgtacagctgtgagaaagaattgtttatgatTCATCCCCCAAGAGATGGttgccctagaattttaacgcatctttatcatccatttcttaaacgatcttctgaaggtataattttttcatttaactccacccttgatgtcacatttacatgtaaaaattatggtacacctgagctaccctttacactcaaGTTGAATTTCACAcactgtgatttatcatgtgaactatttgatatgcctagtgtattgccaactacatttcatgcaactggacatttgctattaacgagaatgttatctgtttattacaatgattcatacatattaacatatggaaagcattccttttcaagtttttctgaagacaataatttaataaGGACATCCATGAAAACGTAATctcttccaataatgagttaaacttcattAAAGCAGCAAATAGAATCACGTCCttcgattcattcagtaatgttaatgcatacttgattgtcagtattgtgcttttattgcttttattaatttgtcctttgtcaacagcatttgtcatgtatgaaattgtcatcctgAAGGCATGCTTCTCTGTACTGAACGTTATTGTGTctgcaaatgaaaaccttaaatttgtaataacaaattgaaatttcgcgccgttatcctgtaagttggtaagcatgctacaaacagcgcgcagaatggcctgtaggtggcagcagagtgcagatgcacacataccatcatagtaccagtataaagatggccattccacctgcgacttgcaccagggaagaacagtgttctgttattcagtttttgcttcatcgatgaatgaaggttcagtactgtgatgcatgtttgtcacagcagcaagtctacgaatggagtaggaagttcgcaaatggtgtgacttcagtggaagatgctcctcgtctaggccaggcacgagttgtgactccacagaacattgcagcagttgaagtcatagtgaaggaaaaccaccaagtgacactgaatgaaattgcagcatgtttacagattagtcatgggtcagcacaccacatagtgcatgatgtgctccagtttcacaaagtgtctgcaagatgggtgccacggcagctgactcctgaaatgagagaacgacatgttgatgcttgtgaagaacttcttcggcgctttgaacgagaaggtgatggcttccttgcaaaaatcgttactggggacgaagcatgggttcatttccaccaactggaaatgaagagaacaagcaaggaatggtgccattcctcatcaccaaaaccaaagaatttTCGAACAGGATCATCAgcaaggaaggttatgctgactatcttttgggacgaaaaaggtgtcgttttggagcattacatgcctagagggaccactgtcaccaatgcaccatacacagatctcctaaaaaatcaactgcggcatgcaatcaaatcaaagcaatgcggattgctgtcagcaggtgtccttttgcaacatgacaatgcaaggccccacactgcccgtacaacagttgcaacaaccacagacctgcattttgagtctctccctcatccaccatactcaccagaccttgccccaagtgatttccatttgtttggaccactcagagatgcaatgggaggaaagaagttccattctaatgaagaggtacgccacgtggtgcacaAGTGGTAGCGCAGactatcaaaagaatttttttctaaaggaatttatacactttgtaagtgctggaggacttgcattgagcatgggggagattatgttgaaaattgatacagctttgtaccacttttgcacaataaataatatttaaaaaatatttaaggttttcatttgattcaccctcgtagaTTCATAACGCCAAGGGGGTAGTTTTGAGTCACCaatggttgctctttttctctggggagagtAATGTAAGGATCTACGGATTGCGCGCAGCTGTACAGTATGTAACACGCGTTCAccagccgacctgtctggaatgctgacaatttgcttggtcagtagacacGCGTCCGGCTGCACTGCAAGCACTGTACACCACTGGCCGCTATCTGCAGCGTGCAGTATTAACTAGCATGGGCTTGGGcgtgaatatgtctcttttcttagctcaccatggagccttttgatacgaccgtaattagctgctgttaggatgtcagacacagtgatgatgggtgcgcatagtgtgcatgttttataatccgcctttgttagTAAAACTGTTTGAACTTACTTCTTGTGTTCacgtattgccgtacctcaaggaccgaccgcttacaaatcctgacaaatatttcgtctAGTTATCATCCGGGGCAAAAACACAAACAAACCCCCTTATATCACATTTTAAGTGATAACAAAAACTTTTTCCTCTGAACAATTTCATTATGTGGTGCAACAGTGTGACAATATGTGATGGGCAACATAAACAATATCTTTGCCCTTGTTTTTATAACTGCTGTGCATTTCGTTTTTGCCTAATTTCCAAAAATGGAAGCTTCAGTTTCACAATCTCAGGATTCTGTAGCCACATTTAAATATCACGATTCATTTAACAGCTGGTTCCTAGTTTCAGTATGTGTAACCTATCCTCCTTCCTTCCATTTCCCCATTCAAAGAGCATGTTTTCTGTTTTGCATTCATATCCTCTCAAAATATCTTCACAAACTGACATTTCTTTTATTCTCCCTATattttctgttgtaaattttctttttaaatttctctaTGAATCTATTTTTATGATATATGTTCATGTTGTGTTGAGTATTCTTTCATTTCTTCACCTTATATGTTTTCCTGGGGATTTACTATTCCTACATCTGCAGATTTGGAGATTGTCCAGTGGATACGATTTCTGTTGCACCTAGTGTTGCTATTTTTGTGATACCACAGTTGTGTGTTTGTAGTAGTAATTTGTTTGCCTGTTGGAAGTGGAAATTAGTCAGAACTAGTGTCAAGTGCTGATGTCAACATGAGTTCTCTATCTATCTAACAGTACTATTTTATCATTGCCAACAACAAGCCATGGCACATTCAGGTTAGCAGCTGTTTCTAGTACCTACAAAAGCTTTCTACAAAATGAGAGTAAcaatgattctaatactgaatgtTACCTGTATAATTTCTCATTAAATAGGGTATCAGTTCATTAATAATGATCCTTGGACAGATTAGTTACTGCTATATTATAAGTAGCATTTTAGGACAATTCTGAGCCAAAGAGTGTTGATTTAACAATGTGAATGTGTTTGATTTACTGTTTAGCACAGAAACTTTCTATCTGCACAGCTGACAAACATCTGATGTGACTAAATGAACCTGCTTGATTCAGAGTGTCGTACAATAAATTTTCTAACAAGCTGAAGATACATTTCAGTTCCACATTTGTAATGGTCAACAATTAAATATCTTTTAATCAAGCACatcaaattttttatataaaaacagtAAAGCATAATAATACCAATTGAAGCTCACATGTTAGGTGttaagtatgtatgtatgtcagTTTTCCAGGATCCCTGAGACTCAAtacgaataaaataattttattgatcaACTATCCCCATGTTAATTTGATTAGCTACAAACTAGTCAGGTACTaagttttttatgtgtgtttaaTACACGAGACCATACCACTCATTCTCCACTATAAGAGTTCATCTGAAATTTACCACTGAACTGAATTTCTTGGTAAGAACATCATCCACAGGCAATTCAACTGTATTTTGAGCAGAAGACACTGTAGGATGCTTGTTTTCCTTATTTGAACAATTACCCCTCCCTGTCCGGGGAATGGTACCTGCCTTCTTCCACTGGCTGAATACATGCCTATGTGAACTGTCCACATTATTCTGGTTGATATTGTCAACATTTTGGAGAACCTGAGCAGAGGACTTTCTGTGCAATACATTTTTCTTGCTGATGCAACCAGCAGTTTCAGAATGCATATGTTCGTTAGTTTTACCAATTGCAGGCTTCTTAATGCAAAGGGTACTACTTCTGCCATAAAATGTATACTCAACAGCATCCAGTATTGGTACAGTATCAAAATGAACTCTCCTTTCATTTGGTTTTTTTATGAAACATTCTTTAGCATCTGCAATCAGTTTTGCAGAAGTTGGAAGGATACTTGTGTCACCTGTGTCTGCACTGAAAGAAGTGTCTTCATTCTTCATAGGCATATGGTACAAGTGTGGAGTTTTCTGCTTCCATGCTGTCAACTGAACATCACGatatttatgctgactttttccCTCAGTCATAAACCTTCCTTCAGCTGTTGTTGCTGTGTAcaaatctctctctttcttttgaACAGCTCGTTCTCTTTCAGCAACTGCAAACTCTTTTAACTGTAATGCTGCCTCTTTTCTTTTGAGCTCCTCCAGTTTTTTTGACAATATGTCCTGAAACTTATAGTCAAAGCCTTTTGAGAAACTGTCATTTGGTATCACCTGAACATCAGCAAGATTGGCAGCTGCAATGTTATCTTGTAGGAATACTTTAACCTTTTCAGTTGTTTCACATGGATTTTGCAGAGTTTGAAGACTTTTAGGT
This DNA window, taken from Schistocerca piceifrons isolate TAMUIC-IGC-003096 chromosome 4, iqSchPice1.1, whole genome shotgun sequence, encodes the following:
- the LOC124796352 gene encoding serine/threonine-protein kinase Nek2-like isoform X4 — encoded protein: MSGLHHPNIVEYHDRIIDKTSATLYIIMEWCPGGDLSVLITKCIKRNLSLDEGFIWRVLYQIARALQACHSQLPSGTLLHRDVKPANVFLDSDNNAKLGDFGLARILNSDSSCSQTFVGTPYYMSPEVIMGGTYSKKSDVWSLGCIVYELCSLRPPFKGSNIKHLAQKIIAGRFPRIPAHYSEDLQNIISLMLSSKPCDRPTVDVLIQNPVVLSHVIQDCINAKLSVPKSLQTLQNPCETTEKVKVFLQDNIAAANLADVQVIPNDSFSKGFDYKFQDILSKKLEELKRKEAALQLKEFAVAERERAVQKKERDLYTATTAEGRFMTEGKSQHKYRDVQLTAWKQKTPHLYHMPMKNEDTSFSADTGDTSILPTSAKLIADAKECFIKKPNERRVHFDTVPILDAVEYTFYGRSSTLCIKKPAIGKTNEHMHSETAGCISKKNVLHRKSSAQVLQNVDNINQNNVDSSHRHVFSQWKKAGTIPRTGRGNCSNKENKHPTVSSAQNTVELPVDDVLTKKFSSVVNFR
- the LOC124796352 gene encoding serine/threonine-protein kinase Nek2-like isoform X2 yields the protein MPYSTNVASLLTLYLGVLGSADNFRYSTYFRLVSEVNLMSGLHHPNIVEYHDRIIDKTSATLYIIMEWCPGGDLSVLITKCIKRNLSLDEGFIWRVLYQIARALQACHSQLPSGTLLHRDVKPANVFLDSDNNAKLGDFGLARILNSDSSCSQTFVGTPYYMSPEVIMGGTYSKKSDVWSLGCIVYELCSLRPPFKGSNIKHLAQKIIAGRFPRIPAHYSEDLQNIISLMLSSKPCDRPTVDVLIQNPVVLSHVIQDCINAKLSVPKSLQTLQNPCETTEKVKVFLQDNIAAANLADVQVIPNDSFSKGFDYKFQDILSKKLEELKRKEAALQLKEFAVAERERAVQKKERDLYTATTAEGRFMTEGKSQHKYRDVQLTAWKQKTPHLYHMPMKNEDTSFSADTGDTSILPTSAKLIADAKECFIKKPNERRVHFDTVPILDAVEYTFYGRSSTLCIKKPAIGKTNEHMHSETAGCISKKNVLHRKSSAQVLQNVDNINQNNVDSSHRHVFSQWKKAGTIPRTGRGNCSNKENKHPTVSSAQNTVELPVDDVLTKKFSSVVNFR
- the LOC124796352 gene encoding serine/threonine-protein kinase Nek2-like isoform X3, giving the protein MGRMRTTCFTGTSHLEHIQSLLRLVSEVNLMSGLHHPNIVEYHDRIIDKTSATLYIIMEWCPGGDLSVLITKCIKRNLSLDEGFIWRVLYQIARALQACHSQLPSGTLLHRDVKPANVFLDSDNNAKLGDFGLARILNSDSSCSQTFVGTPYYMSPEVIMGGTYSKKSDVWSLGCIVYELCSLRPPFKGSNIKHLAQKIIAGRFPRIPAHYSEDLQNIISLMLSSKPCDRPTVDVLIQNPVVLSHVIQDCINAKLSVPKSLQTLQNPCETTEKVKVFLQDNIAAANLADVQVIPNDSFSKGFDYKFQDILSKKLEELKRKEAALQLKEFAVAERERAVQKKERDLYTATTAEGRFMTEGKSQHKYRDVQLTAWKQKTPHLYHMPMKNEDTSFSADTGDTSILPTSAKLIADAKECFIKKPNERRVHFDTVPILDAVEYTFYGRSSTLCIKKPAIGKTNEHMHSETAGCISKKNVLHRKSSAQVLQNVDNINQNNVDSSHRHVFSQWKKAGTIPRTGRGNCSNKENKHPTVSSAQNTVELPVDDVLTKKFSSVVNFR
- the LOC124796352 gene encoding serine/threonine-protein kinase Nek3-like isoform X5; translation: MEHYHKNRRRRNLSLDEGFIWRVLYQIARALQACHSQLPSGTLLHRDVKPANVFLDSDNNAKLGDFGLARILNSDSSCSQTFVGTPYYMSPEVIMGGTYSKKSDVWSLGCIVYELCSLRPPFKGSNIKHLAQKIIAGRFPRIPAHYSEDLQNIISLMLSSKPCDRPTVDVLIQNPVVLSHVIQDCINAKLSVPKSLQTLQNPCETTEKVKVFLQDNIAAANLADVQVIPNDSFSKGFDYKFQDILSKKLEELKRKEAALQLKEFAVAERERAVQKKERDLYTATTAEGRFMTEGKSQHKYRDVQLTAWKQKTPHLYHMPMKNEDTSFSADTGDTSILPTSAKLIADAKECFIKKPNERRVHFDTVPILDAVEYTFYGRSSTLCIKKPAIGKTNEHMHSETAGCISKKNVLHRKSSAQVLQNVDNINQNNVDSSHRHVFSQWKKAGTIPRTGRGNCSNKENKHPTVSSAQNTVELPVDDVLTKKFSSVVNFR
- the LOC124796352 gene encoding serine/threonine-protein kinase Nek2-like isoform X1, with the protein product MNCQLLEYETVCMIGSGSFGTCFKVRNRTTGKYYVWKTIKYGTLSQEQKKRLVSEVNLMSGLHHPNIVEYHDRIIDKTSATLYIIMEWCPGGDLSVLITKCIKRNLSLDEGFIWRVLYQIARALQACHSQLPSGTLLHRDVKPANVFLDSDNNAKLGDFGLARILNSDSSCSQTFVGTPYYMSPEVIMGGTYSKKSDVWSLGCIVYELCSLRPPFKGSNIKHLAQKIIAGRFPRIPAHYSEDLQNIISLMLSSKPCDRPTVDVLIQNPVVLSHVIQDCINAKLSVPKSLQTLQNPCETTEKVKVFLQDNIAAANLADVQVIPNDSFSKGFDYKFQDILSKKLEELKRKEAALQLKEFAVAERERAVQKKERDLYTATTAEGRFMTEGKSQHKYRDVQLTAWKQKTPHLYHMPMKNEDTSFSADTGDTSILPTSAKLIADAKECFIKKPNERRVHFDTVPILDAVEYTFYGRSSTLCIKKPAIGKTNEHMHSETAGCISKKNVLHRKSSAQVLQNVDNINQNNVDSSHRHVFSQWKKAGTIPRTGRGNCSNKENKHPTVSSAQNTVELPVDDVLTKKFSSVVNFR